The DNA sequence taaatgggAATATGAAAACATATAAATACAGCTCATAGATCACTTTTTTCACTTTTTAAATGGATATATACAGCTCATCATATTCAAACTATTTGATGATTATATGGCTATTGATTGGCCTGTTTATACTGCAACGCAATATATGATTTTCAGGAGCATCAAAACCCAGTAACGtgcattatattatatttataaaacatTTAATCAAATTTGGTCTTTATGGCACGGGTTTTCCCATaaacattaattttaaattttaatgtgaATCTGTCTGGCTTATTCCTGCAGCAACGTGATGGAATCGTGCCAAAAGGAGATGAACAGGCTTGCTGAACATATAATGGGCTTGATGTTTGGGTCATTGGGCCTAACACAACAAGACACAAAAAATATTAAGCCCAAATATGGTTGCCAAAATTCTAATGGCCCACTTCAGCTGAATTCATACCCAGTCTGTCCGGACCCAACCAAAGCTATGGGCTTGGCTGCTCACACGGACTCCTCATTGCTCACTCTACTATTGCAAAGCAGCACTGGCCTCCAAGTCCAGAAGGAAGGGATCGGGTGGGTACCGGTGCATGCAGTGGAAGGTGCACTCGTCATCAATGTAGGAGATTTGATGCAAATTTTGTCTAATGGGCGTTTCAAGAGTGTGTTACATCGTGCGGTTGTTAACAAGACACATCATCGGATCTCAACCGCTTATTTCTATGGCCCACCAAAAGATGTGAAGATTGAACCTTTGATTCAACTCTCATCACCTTTTCCTTTATATCGTCCAACAACTTGGAAAGAATATCTTGGAATTAAGGCAAATCACTTTAATAAGGCACTTGAGTTGATTAGGAGTGATATTACTAAAGCTCAATAACGTAACTTGTTCCCATCTACTTatgttttttattaaatttttttctattttcagtAAAATTGTCATTTCCCTCTTTGAGTCATATTTTCATTCgagtaaaataaattctaacaagCTTCGAgactttactttttaaaataattattcatattGTTTGGTGTTACGGGCCAGCTATTTGGACACTTCCAAGTAAACAGTTTGTGCGACACTTGTTAAGACAATGAGTTAGCCAGTTAGCCTAAGGACATTTATAGGCAAATAAACTCAATAGTTAGGCAGAATACATGTCCTGTACATGTTAAGTGGAATCACAAAGTATGAGCAAGCACAACACAAGTCATTGAAGGATCAATCTCACACAATCTACAAGAAAATGCATAGATAAATGATACACAATTATCCAACAAAGATAACAAACAAGCAGCACAtagacaaaataaaattatatggcCTTTATACATAGTAAAGCCCCTATCATGTTGGTGATAAGGTGCTTCGCAAATTATCAGGTCACTTTCCTAAAAAGCTTAATGGAGTTTCAAGATATTTTCAttgataaatataatattagctCTACTTACACATGTGTGAAATTATAAATAACGTTAAATACAAAAGTACCcttaccttaaaaaaaattgcataaaaaaGGTTGTTAATTACTCAACAAGTGAATCATTTGACAGGTAAAAAGCATTTTGTCTCCTAACACTACTCTTTTATATTCGTATCCTGCTTTTCTTGTTGCCTTAGAAAATTCGTCaatgaaatatattttgaaaggaTCAACTGTGTTAATCACTAATCAGTCTTTCCTTACTTTTCAATAACCTTCAGTCACCaaaatcaaaattattcaatttgatTAACATATAATACACACAAATGTGGTAAAATATTTCAATCAACCATTTTTTATCTCATAAATGTGTGAAATACACATCAATACTCAAAATACCCTTGTAATTCGGATGAGCATAAGAAATGTTGACAACCCAACTTAATAACCGATGTAGATAAACTAATCACCAGAATTTGACCACAAAGAGAAAAGGCATATCTATTATCTACATACGTATAATGGGAAGCTTGACCTTAAATTAGATAAGACATAATATAAACAAAGCAACAAGTATATCATCTCTTACAAGGGAATTTAACGACACAAAAGAGCCCTTTACATTATAACCCCTGtgattttaacaaaaaaaacaccTTCCTCCAAAGTTTGTTCTGACTACATTGGTTAGCTTTGGTATGAGAACTTTCTTTCTTTGGGTTACTGAGACCGGGTAGTGTCATCACCTAAAGACCCTTGTCCCTACTACAATACGATGTAACCAATATAAACAACTCTAAAAAGACCACTATTTTTGTTGCAGTATGAGTTAAAAGTATTTCCAATTTTGTCAAGATAACAAAAGCAACCTCTCACTTCCAGAGCTTGACACAATTGTCGTGACTTGCCGAAGCTACCAAACCAGTAACTTTAGATACTGCCAATGAAGAAACCAGGTTGTCATGAGCATGGAGAGTCATTGTCTTGCTTTCATCCATGTTCCAAATCTCCAGAGTCTGCATAATATAAACCCGGTTAGATACTCAAGTTTGGGCATGCTAAGTGGTATGTGAGTGGCATTATATGATTATAACAAATTCTAACAGAAAGATTCGGTTATGAAACCAAAAGAAAGGAAAGAATGGTCAAAACTTGCCTCGTAACAGCCAACAACCAATAAAGAAGGATGCGTTGGATGGAAAACACAAGTCCGAAAATTGTTGCCTGTGCAGCTCAACTCATGGACACAGTCCACTTTTCCACTGGGGCTAACACTCCACACTCTAACCAACTCATCACTCACAGATGCCAGATATTCTCCAGTAGAATCCCAACACACAGAATGGACAATGTTTTTGTGACCCTGAAATGGTAATTCCcatcaaacaaacaaacaacctaTTAAGGGAGAAGAACAACTTGAAGAAACAGTAACAAAATGTTGAGCAACCATAGTATGTCTAAACCATAGTTTCTCAAGAAATGTTTTCAAGCTGACTACTACATCTGTAGAAAGCTTGCCAGAGAAGAAAAATGTTCAGCACCAAATTTGTTGATAAACAAATGAACTAACAATCACCGCGAGCCATTCAAGCACAAAGTTGTTCtagtatattaataaaaaataaacaatatttttttatatatatttaaataaaataaactgcaGCAGACAATAACATGAACATACTAAATAGATGCCCAAATATTCAagcagaaaaatatatatattatatgagacGAGTACCCGAAGTTCTCAAGTAACAAACAaatccctgaaaagaagaattgcAAGGAAGCAAGAATTAAGGAAAATGTCATCACCAACCTGCAGCTTATGCCTGCAAACTTGAGTCTCCACATCAAGTATTGATACAGAATTGTCAGCAGCTGCTGCAAGCAACCTTCCAAGAGAAGGCTGAAACCTCAACTGGGTTGCTCCTCCCTGATTGACAGAAATAGGCTGTTTCAATTGTTTGAGAAGTTTactaacatatattttttgttgttggacACATTTTGGAAGATGAGACATGAGCTATACCTTGAAAACTCCAACACAACTACCGTTCTTTACACTccaatatcttatttcactgTTGTTATCACAGGAGCATATAAGGTCCTCTTT is a window from the Cannabis sativa cultivar Pink pepper isolate KNU-18-1 chromosome 1, ASM2916894v1, whole genome shotgun sequence genome containing:
- the LOC115704454 gene encoding gibberellin 3-beta-dioxygenase 3-like; the encoded protein is MAKTNMPTSQYSSLKTNHHTKNTTKDDHNNNHQCSIIPLDFKSVSKLPESHTWELTHPNPLSTSESESIPVINLSDPKAISLMRHACENWGIFHVTHHGVPSNLLREVENQSRRLFSLPSDQKLLAIRSLDSLSGYGLPRMSTFFPKRMWSEGFTIIESPLEHTRKLWPHDHHQRDHFCNVMESCQKEMNRLAEHIMGLMFGSLGLTQQDTKNIKPKYGCQNSNGPLQLNSYPVCPDPTKAMGLAAHTDSSLLTLLLQSSTGLQVQKEGIGWVPVHAVEGALVINVGDLMQILSNGRFKSVLHRAVVNKTHHRISTAYFYGPPKDVKIEPLIQLSSPFPLYRPTTWKEYLGIKANHFNKALELIRSDITKAQ